From the genome of Impatiens glandulifera chromosome 9, dImpGla2.1, whole genome shotgun sequence, one region includes:
- the LOC124913638 gene encoding transcriptional regulator STERILE APETALA-like yields MSSSSSSSSSDEQGSGNGNGNRGGDYEGPSASRRRFVDGVWPEPFVESLAYQVAIDASNSSGRLAAGPALFNLFQVCSTWREVSRSELLWQNLTGQIWNRHRLPHPHTTWREEFIFRHRTARNFRSRRYHYSTLHFNDNINGDNEDENEGEETILSCRRLVLSDNHLAAGFSDGCVRLFSLPSRVHLSTFRPHHRDRLGRFSRAVSGIILSETRVVFASHDGDIHVAPVGSNVVATRRSVYGDVLNDGALVDFCGSNRKWVGLYAGVPGRAFHVWNGESEELIFVGGTLTDPEAVMGWHLLTDLTEFVGRVRVTNQELAIACTSLRVIVFDLGNLGFIISEEAPRRGVIVGSVDTNGESLAMVDNRGLGSVRLPETLQEVCRFMVRGVGGGGGGGGLVGCMNLGYVVMCGGGGIVRVWSVDNGGGGDGEYLYGMRERIGGGGGGLGFGNAITADERHVAAWSGDLTIHLWDFGAR; encoded by the exons ATGTCTTCTTCGTCGTCATCGTCTTCATCTGATGAACAAGGTTCTGGTAATGGAAATGGAAATAGAGGTGGAGACTACGAAGGTCCATCGGCTTCTCGCAGGCGATTCGTCGACGGCGTCTGGCCGGAGCCATTCGTGGAATCTCTAGCTTATCAGGTCGCCATTGACGCTTCAAACTCCTCCGGTCGTCTCGCTGCCGGTCCCGCGCTTTTCAATCTCTTTCAG GTTTGTTCAACCTGGCGTGAAGTGTCCCGATCGGAGCTCCTCTGGCAGAACCTGACCGGTCAAATCTGGAATCGTCACCGTCTTCCCCATCCCCACACTACATGGAGAGAAGAGTTCATATTTCGTCACCGAACTGCGCGTAACTTCCGATCTCGACGCTATCACTACTCAACCCTCCACTTCAACGACAACATAAACGGTGACAATGAAGACGAAAACGAAGGCGAAGAAACCATCCTCTCTTGCCGCCGCCTTGTCCTCTCCGATAACCACCTTGCTGCTGGTTTCTCAGATGGGTGTGTCCGTCTCTTTAGTCTTCCTTCGAGGGTTCATCTCTCAACTTTCCGACCACACCATCGAGACAGGCTCGGCCGTTTCTCACGAGCTGTCTCGGGGATTATATTGTCGGAAACTCGGGTCGTCTTTGCTTCACATGATGGTGATATTCACGTAGCACCCGTTGGTAGTAATGTTGTTGCGACACGGAGGTCTGTTTATGGTGATGTTCTTAATGATGGAGCTTTGGTTGACTTTTGTGGGAGTAATCGAAAATGGGTTGGTCTTTACGCAG GGGTTCCGGGTCGAGCATTTCATGTGTGGAATGGAGAAAGTGAAGAGTTGATCTTTGTGGGTGGGACACTAACCGACCCAGAAGCAGTTATGGGTTGGCACCTCCTGACCGATCTGACTGAATTTGTGGGGCGAGTTCGAGTGACAAATCAAGAACTAGCCATAGCATGCACGTCACTCCGAGTGATCGTGTTCGACCTCGGAAACCTGGGGTTCATAATCTCCGAGGAAGCACCACGGCGAGGCGTAATCGTCGGGTCAGTCGATACCAACGGCGAGTCTTTAGCAATGGTGGATAATCGCGGTTTGGGTAGCGTCCGCTTGCCGGAAACTTTGCAGGAAGTCTGTAGGTTCATGGTAAGGGGCGTTGGCGGCGGAGGAGGAGGTGGGGGATTAGTTGGTTGTATGAATTTGGGGTATGTTGTAATGTGCGGCGGCGGAGGAATAGTTAGGGTTTGGTCGGTGGAcaatggtggtggtggtgatggtGAGTATCTGTATGGGATGAGAGAGAGGAtaggtggtggaggaggaggatTAGGGTTTGGAAATGCGATAACTGCTGATGAGAGACACGTGGCAGCATGGTCGGGAGACTTGACTATTCATTTGTGGGACTTTGGGGCAAGATAA